A single Pseudopipra pipra isolate bDixPip1 unplaced genomic scaffold, bDixPip1.hap1 HAP1_SCAFFOLD_513, whole genome shotgun sequence DNA region contains:
- the LOC135408524 gene encoding collagen alpha-1(I) chain-like, with product MGITPPDRQSASFMVGTTTAASRGLAFLSLARPRARHAAGRGSAGADPPPKPARPAGRRLGRAAPPDVLEETATRRGGRGPVPEAPSAGAARSAAGGGAATRCALRRYLRAGGASPRAFFFPPFSLSPLSGSPSRLRPHRRPALRAAGTHGRHPDPGRHRHLACFYPRTPEKLAGPRGRHTARYGEEAPPRREGRHLACHGKPTGRGDRPARTPASAAPLGRPRRSAGPPGALSHASRKASSIVTRGTAPRPLSLSLPLRGGRHVPQAADAGGPHATLHGSLPARQEAGAAGRPAPDNPRFRPRRAHGRPPQSGTPPACESATERAAGPPAFARLAAVGFPQKGRGTPRPPGARGGARAPRSPIPSRCPRARASAAAGRCRAALALSRTFSSLARSACCGLRPPEQKSKKTEKKGREGAPLRPQPGPRPTDLRGTQPSGSQAGGAGPTARAARPPWLSRRPKRREGRGAAASPANGHRASPGLPGDSVGFSVCRRGRRPQPGRPAPPPSARWAGPRLRAEEGGTNKRAEARRGRRLARPSGGPVTEPLRQPAGPRRGRTPTASPRHAAGTAAARQPRTGRRHPGPGHLRGSREAAGEKARAGSALRAPAANRPQQCPPPPPDDGRRLKAGPPKGRDAAASPPSHTIAFARGPQGAGSRHRLGLDAAVGPPRAPLGRPSPALPRLRFRARLSSSSPVIGPARGSRSRAPRLSRAGLPAARGVGRPVARAEGRAAADAEEKGPSEPALLDNPCPQYGQTRPGAAAPPKRLEAPQRGGAREQAASRLDLTGGGARQRPLGRLPGPAATTGLPRKCRQAPKSRRSRVDLVALRRDAAGAQAAGGGRGGRIGRLRNRVDLMLASPGTG from the exons ATGGGAATAACGCCGCCGGATCGCCAGTCGGCATCGTTTATGGTCGGAACTACGACG GCGGCCTCCCGCGGGCTCGCCTTCCTTTCCctcgcgcggccgcgcgcgcgccacgccgccggccgcggctcgGCTGGGGCTGACCCGCCCCCGAAGCcggcccggccggccggccggcggcTCGGCCGCGCGGCACCACCGGACGTGCTAGAGGAGACGGCGACCCGACGAGGCGGGCGCGGCCCGGTCCCCGAGGCCCCTTCGGCCGGGGCGGCTCGCTCggcagcgggcggcggcgcggcgaccCGCTGCGCTCTCCGGCGCTacctgcgggcggggggcgcttccccccgagcctttttctttcctcccttttctctctcgcctctctctggctcgccgtcgcggctccggccgcaccgccgcccggcgctgcgCGCGGCCGGCACCCACGGGCGCCACCCGGACCCAGGCCGGCACCGGCACCTCGCCTGTTTTtacccaaggacacctgaaaagctcgcggggccgcgcggccgTCACACAGCTCGGTACGGTGAAGAAGCCCCTCCCCGGCGGGAGGGGCGACACCTCGCCTGCCACGGGAAGCCCACGGGCAGAGGAGACCGCCCGGCCCGAACACCGGCCTCCGCCGCGCCTCTCGGCCGGCCACGGAGGAGCGCCGGCCCGCCGGGGGCCCTCTCCCACGCCTCCCGAAAAGCCTCATCCATCGTCACTCGGGGAACGGCCCCACGGCCACTCTCGCTCAGCCTGCCACTACGCGGAGGACGGCACGTGCCCCAGGCCGCCGACGCCGGCGGCCCGCACGCTACTCTCCACGGCTCTCTCCCGGCCCGGCAGGAGGCGGGTGCCGCCGGACGCCCGGCTCCGGACAACCCACGcttccggccccgccgggcccacgGCCGCCCCCCGCAGAGCGGCACACCTCCAGCGTGCGAAAGCGCCACCGAACGTGCCGCGGGGCCACCGGCTTTCGCCCGCCTCGCGGCCGTCGGCTTCCCCCAGAAAGGCCGGGGGACG CCACGGCcgcccggggctcggggcggggcccgcgcccCTCGCTCCCCGATTCCCTCtcgctgcccacgggctcgCGCCTCGGCGGCGGCCGGCCGCTGCCGGGCCGCTCTCGCGCTCTCAcgcactttctcttccctggcgcGCTCGGCGTGCTGCGGCTTAAGGCCGCCggagcaaaaatcaaaaaaaacggaaaaaaaagGCCGGGAGGGCGCCCCACTTCGCCCGCAACCCGGCCCCCGGCCGACAGACCTTCGCGGAACCCAGCCCTCCGGCAGCCAGGCCGGCGGGGCAGGCCCGACCGCAcgggccgcccggccgccgtgGCTCTCGCGCCGGcctaagaggagggaggggcgaggcgccgccgcctcgcccgccaACGGCCATCGTgcgtccccagggctccccggcgACTCTGTCGGGTTCTCGGTctgccggcgcggccgccggccacagcctggccggccggcgccgccgccttcgGCCCGCTGGGCGGGTCCCCGGCTTAGGGCCGAGGAAGGGGGAACGAACAAAAGAGCCGAGGCGCGCCGAGGGCGCCGCCTCGCCCGACCATCGGGCGGTCCCGTCACCGAGCCCCTCCGGCAACCGGCCGGGCCCAGGCGAGGCCGCACGCCCACCGCCAGTCCCCGGCACGCCGCCGGCACCGCTGCCGCCCGGCAGCCGAGGACAGGGCGCCGCCACCCAGGCCCGGGCCATCTTCGGGGCTCTCGGGAGGCGGCCGGGGAAAAAGCCCGCGCGGGCTCGGCCCTTCGAGCCCCGGCCGCCAACCGCCCGCAACaatgcccgccgccgccgccggacgaCGGGCGCCGGCTTAAGGCCGGCCCACCGAAAGGACGagacgccgccgcctcgccgccctCGCACACCATCGCCTTCGCCCGGGGCCCTCAGGGAGCCGGCAGCCGCCACCGGCTCGGGCTGGACGCTGCTGTCGGGCCCCCGCGGGCCCCCCTCGGCCGTCCCAGTCCCGCACTCCCTCGGCTGCGCTTTCGCGCTCGGCTCTCGTCTTCCTCTCCCGTCATCGGGCCCGCCCGAGGAAGCCGGTCGAGAGCCCCGCGGCTTTCTCGCGCCGGCCTTCCTGCCGCTCGTGGGGTTGGCCGGCCCGTGGCACGCGCCGAAGGCCGCGCGGCAGCAGACGCGGAAGAAAAGGGGCCCTCGGAACCCGCGCTGCTAGACAACCCCTGCCCACAATACGGACAGACGCGTCCTGGCGCCGCCGCGCCTCCGAAGCGGCTCGAGGCTCCTCAGCGGGGAGGCGCGCGAGAGCAGGCCGCCTCTCGCCTAGACCTAACCGGAGGCGGCGCCCGACAGCGACCCCTTGGCCGACTTCCGGGGCCGGCCgcgacaacaggtctaccccgaAAATGCCGACAGGCGCCTAAGTCCCGCCGGAgccgggtagacctggtggccCTGCGCCGGGACGCCGCCGGGGCGCaggccgccggcggcggccgcggcggccgcaTCGGCCGGCtccggaaccgggtagacctgatgctcgccagccccggaaccgggtag